Proteins encoded together in one Orcinus orca chromosome 13, mOrcOrc1.1, whole genome shotgun sequence window:
- the NTSR2 gene encoding LOW QUALITY PROTEIN: neurotensin receptor type 2 (The sequence of the model RefSeq protein was modified relative to this genomic sequence to represent the inferred CDS: deleted 1 base in 1 codon), with product METSSPRPPGPSPGPALGLDARLGVDTRLWAKVLFTALYSLIFALGTAGNALSAHVVLKARAGPPGRLRCHVLSLALSALLLLLVGVPMELYNFVWFHYPWVFGDLGCRAYYFVRELCAYAMVLSVASLSAERCLAVCQPLRARSLLTPRRTRRLLSLVWAASLGLALPMAIVMGQKHELETAGGQPEPASLVCTVLVSRTTLQVFIQVNVLASFVLPLALTAFLSGVTVSHLEALCSQGPSPSATGSSAPSHLKLMSEERRTLALGGQAALVRHKDSRRIRGLQRSIQVLRAIVAVYVVCWMPYHARRLMYCYVPDNGWTDKLYDFYHYFYMVTNTLFYVSSAVTPVLYNAVSSSFRKLFLEALSSLCREHHPTEPFPPGPRSPVLVDTASGPGAPPGILAWMKSKNEKSNTDCTAIQQSDEQFHH from the exons ATGGAGACcagcagcccgcggcccccgggACCCAGCCCCGGCCCCGCGCTGGGCCTGGACGCCCGGCTGGGCGTGGACACGCGCCTCTGGGCCAAGGTGCTCTTCACCGCGCTCTACTCGCTCATCTTCGCGCTGGGCACTGCGGGCAATGCGCTGTCCGCGCACGTGGTGCTGAAGGCGCGGGCCGGGCCCCCCGGGCGCCTGCGCTGCCACGTGCTCAGCCTGGCGCTCTCcgccctgctgctgctgctggtcggCGTGCCCATGGAGCTCTACAACTTTGTGTGGTTCCACTACCCCTGGGTCTTCGGCGACCTGGGCTGCCGCGCCTACTATTTCGTGCGCGAGCTGTGCGCCTACGCCATGGTGCTCAGCGTGGCCAGCCTGAGCGCCGAGCGCTGCCTGGCCGTCTGCCAGCCCCTGCGCGCCCGAAGCCTGTTGACACCGCGCAGGACGCGCCGCCTGCTGTCCCTCGTCTGGGCCGCCTCGCTCGGCCTGGCTCTGCCCATGGCAATCGTCATGGGGCAGAAGCACGAGCTAGAGACGGCCGGCGGGCAGCCGGAGCCCGCCTCGCTCGTGTGCACCGTGCTGGTGAGCCGTACCACGCTGCAGGTCTTCATCCAG GTGAATGTGCTGGCGTCCTTTGTGCTCCCCTTGGCACTAACTGCTTTCCTCAGCGGGGTCACCGTGAGCCACCTGGAGGCCCTCTGCTCCCAGGGGCCATCCCCTTCTGCCACAGGCAGCTCCGCCCCCAGCCACCTGAAGCTAATGAGCGAGGAGAGGAGGACACtggccctgggaggccaggcCGCCCTGGTGAGACACAAGGACTCCCGCCGGATCCGTGGCCTCCAGCGCAGTATCCAAGTTCTCA GAGCCATCGTGGCTGTGTATGTCGTCTGCTGGATGCCGTACCACGCCCGCAGGCTCATGTACTGCTACGTCCCTGACAACGGGTGGACCGA CAAGCTCTACGATTTCTATCACTACTTCTACATGGTGACAAACACGCTTTTCTACGTCAGCTCGGCGGTgacccctgtgctgtacaatgctGTGTCCTCCTCCTTCAGAAAACTCTTCCTAGAAGCCCTCAGCTCCCTGTGTCGAGAGCACCACCCCACGGAGCCATTCCCCCCA GGGCCCCGGAGCCCCGTCCTAGTGGATACAGCATCCGGCCCTGGGGCTCCCCCAGGAATCCTGGCCTGGATGAAATCGAAGAATGAGAAGAGTAACACTGACTGCACAGCCATCCAGCAGTCAGATGAGCAATTTCATCACTAA